TCGTGTATTGTGTTCAGTATGTCCCGATATCCAGCAATCTCCTGTTCATCTCGGTTATGTGGCGTTGTTTTCTCTTCCACCAACTGCCGTAGCCTTGCGTTCGATGTCCCAATCCCTTCTATCTTGTTCGAACTCTCAGTACTTTGAATCCTAGCCAAATCAATCAGACGTTCAAGCTCGACAGGTTTCTGCCTGAAGAATAATTCCTGCTTTCCCTTGTACTCATGAATCTGAGCGACAAATGAGAGTATCTCACTGTCCCAAGAGCTCTTGCTTAATTTGCTGTAATCGAATTGACGCATTTTTCTCCCACCTACTGACTTATTCTCCCACAGAATATCACTTCATGGGAGATTGTCAATAACCGGGGGAGAATAATGAGGGTACAATTTCTCTCATGCATTTCCAGAATTACCAGAAAAACAGATAGGTCCAGTCTCGTAATCACGCCCTAGGATGAGTGGTTTCTTATGGCCCTCAGGAACCCAGGCACACCCCGATATCCTTCGCACAGGTGATCAGGTAGTGGTCCTTGGGAATATATTTGACAGGACCTGCAACTTTCTCCAAGGGGACTGTTACAATCTTGTTGTCCTGGACAGCCATCATATTTCCCCACTTGTCCTTCATAATCTCCTGGGCACATCGACTACCCAATGAGGTTGAAAGCAAACGGTCATAGGGAGTGGGAGTGCCACCACGCTGTACATAACCGAGAATGGTTACCCTAGCCTCCCTTCCGGTGAGACGCTCCAGGTTGGCTGCCAGCTCTGGGGTACGGGTCTTAAGCATCGCCTCAACCTTCTCCTTGCCATCCTCCTCTTCAAGTACCTTTGCCATACTCTTGGACATGGCTCCCTCAGCAACCACCACAATACTGAACTTCTTCCCTTCCCTCGTTCGTCTAAGAATTGCATCAGCGACCACCTGTTCATCATAGGGAACCTCTGGAAGCAGAATCACATCAGCACCACCGGCAAGACCAGCTCCAAGTGCAAGCCAACCAACCTTGTGGCCCATGGTCTCCAGGATGATGATTCTATGATGGCTGCTCGCGGTACTATGCAGCCGGTCGACTGCCTCGGTTGCAATCATCATCGCTGTATCATAGCCGAAGGAAACATCCGTATGCATCACATCATTGTCGATGGTCTTGGGAAGCGTCAGGACATTCAAACCTGCGCTGGCCAATCGGTAGGAGTTCTTCTGGGTTCCCCCACCCCCAAGACATACAAGACCACTGAGGTGATTGGAGTGGTAGTTTTCGACAATGACATCGGTCATGTCCATGATCTTCCCACCTACCGGCATTTTGTGGGGCTTGTCACGACTGGAGCCAAGAATGGTGCCACCCCGAGTGATGATACCCGAGAGGTATGCATCATTGAGTTCCACAAATCGATTTTCCATCAAACCACGATACCCATCCAAGTACCCGATCAAAGTGTAACCACCCTCGTGAAGTAATGTCTTGCCTACTGCGCGTATCGCCGAATTCAATCCAGGGGTATCTCCTCCAGAGGTCAGGATCCCAATCAATTTGCTCATCGATATTACTCCTTTTTCCCAGTACGCTCACTCGGTGAACGCTGTCGTAGATATGGTACCAACTCACCATACAGACCACGGAAAGCAAGTGCTCCTTTCCCCTTTGCATTGCTTGTCACTACCGGTTTCTGTATCTCACCCATCTTTTCTATCTCACTTGCGAAAGGAATCACCGTTTGCAGTGCCTCTTTTCTCTGCAACAACTCCCGGGTAGTCTCTACCTGCAGCTTCTTTCTTCTGTCAAGCATGGAAACAACCATATACACCCGTGTATCCTTCTGCTCCAAACGTTCCAACTCACCCAGCAATTGATCATAGGCGAGCACTGCAAAGGGAGTAGGAACGACCGGGACTAGCAGCATATCTGAGGCATACAGGACATTCTCACTGACCAAACTCATGGTCGGGGAGGCATCAATAATGACCAGGTCATAGGTTGTACTCAACTCTTCCAGTCGTTTTTCCAACCGGTGATGGGAGTGCTTCTTTGCATCAAAGAGAATGGAAAGATAGCGATATGCCATTGAGGAAGGCAGCACATCCAGGGAAGAGAAGCTGGTGGCCTGGATTTGCTTCGTCAATTGCTTTCCGCCCTTCACCAATGCAGTTGCATCATGGCTCTTCCTTGGCTTTACATCCAGCAAGTAGCTGCTTGAACCCAAGGGGTCAAGATCGAGCAACAATGTCCGCTGTCCAGCCATCGCAGAGAGCACGGCCAGATTCACACTGATGGTGCTCTTTCCTACTCCCCCCTTGATGCTGTACACGGCCAGTGTTGTCATGTCATCTCCTCCCAGTACTCACTACTCAAATGACGATACTCACCCACCAGGTGTTGCACTTCCTTCTCCAGGTCAACCAAGACCCGCAGGGTTTCAATGGGTGGTTTCTTCTGTTTTACCAGCAAGTCCTGCAAGAGGATCAGGTCATGCCACTTGCCAAGAATCTTCTCAAGCTCATACAACCTCTTATCCTGTTTTACCGATGCCATCCCGCTCACAGCAAGCAGAGATCGTACCCTTCTACGGACCTTGTGCATCGCCTGTACATCCCTCGCTGAGTGAACCTTGTGCACTGCCTTCACCAAACGCCTGTGGGCCTTCGCCACCATAACCTTCGGGTGATACCCCGAGAAGGCGAATCTGTTCTCCTCCAGTAGCTGGCGAATGTCTGAAGCAAAGGAAGACGGCAACGCTTCATTCAAAGCTGAAAGGTGCTTCTCCATCTTCAGATGCTTTTTCTCATCTTCCAATCCTTTCTCCTCCAACAGCTGGCTAAGAACATGGTCATCACGGACTTTCCCTGCATATTTGACCAGTCTCTTCAGTAATCGTTTGATCTCCTTCCGCTTGTCCTTGGAGAGTCCAGCACCAATAAGAGGGACCATCTGGCGGAGATTGCACATTGCTGTCCTGAATGCGTGCAAGGATTTCATATCCTTTAGATTAGAAGCATGTTCAGAGATAATGGCTACCTGTTTCTCACACCAACCAATGATGGGACTGTTGCACATCTCCTTGAAAGCCGGCACTGCCAGCAAACCCTCCAGTTGCTCTTGGGTACCAGGGAGAGGAAAGAGTTCAAGGCGCAATTCCTCAGGGAAGTATCTCACCTCCCCTACGGGCTGTTCATCAAGAAGCAAAGTGCCCTCAAGCGGAATGGAGGCCTCCTTCCAGAGAATTCGGTAGGGAGAAAATAGCTGCTCCCATGTCTCAGGAGCAGACTGGGTTTCAAATAACAGGTAGTACGGGCCGTTTTTGTTCATAGGTTTTCCTCCAACTGATGCTGATACCAGAGATACAGATCCCGTTGTGCTCGTTTCTCATTCGGTTCACCTTTCTGCAGACGTTGATTGAAATTTTCTTCATGGAGGCTGAAGGAAGAGGCTGTATCGTTCCAGTGCGCCTGCAGGAACAACTCCAGCTCTTCCTTGATCCTATCATCATAGACAGGAACCATGACCTCGATACGCGTATCGAGATTGCGTTCCATCCAATCGGCGGACCCAATAAAATAGAGTGGCTCTCCCTTGTTGTGGAACTTCACCACCCTGGTATGCTCAAGATAGCGGTCTATCAGGGCCTTCCCCCGCACATTGGTTTGCTCCGGGAAGAGGGCCATGGAACAGATTCCCCTGATCATCAAGGTAATGGAGACACCACTCCTCTCTGCCTTGATCAAATGCTTGATCATTCCCTCATCAACCAGATTGTTCAACTTGAGAGTGATCTCTGCAGGTCTGCCCTCCTTCGCTTCCTCCATCTCCTTCTTGATCAGTGAGATGAAACGCTTACGGGTATGGAAGGGGGAGACGATCAGGTGCTTGAACTTGATATCTGCAAACCCACGGTCCAGAAGCGTAAAGAGCAGGTCGATCTCCTGCGTTAGATTGGGGTTGGAGGTAAGCAGAAGGTGGTCACTGTACTGACTTGCCGTCACCTCGTTGAAATTCCCTGTACCGATGATGGCAATCTTCTTCTGTTTCTTACCACTGTAACGGGTGATAAGCCCAAGCTTGCTGTGCACCTTCATCCCCTCAACCCCACTGATCAGGGTGATGTGGCGTTCACGGGTGAGGGTCTCGGTCCACTGCATGTTGATCTCCTCGTCAAAACGAGCCTGGAGCTCCAGGTACAACACAATCTCCTTTCCGTTCCGTGCAGCATTTCTCAGCGCGTTGATCACATTGGAGTTTTCCGGTACGCGGTAGAGGGTCATCTTGATCCCCTGGACCGTCCTATCCAAAGCAGCTTCACGAAGCAGGTCAATGATGCAGTCATAGCTGTGGTACGGGAGTGTCACCAGGTGATCACGCTCATCAATCTGGTCAAGCAGGCTCCTCTCCTCCCTCAATGTATGGTGAGGCAAGGGAGGCTGTTCCTCGAAATACAACTGTTCATTGCCTACCTTGGGAAAATGCAACAGGTCCCTTGCATTGTGATATCGGCCACCCGGTATGATGATCCTGCACTGTTTCAGCTGTGCATGTTCCATGATGTAGTCAAGCATCGGCTTGGGTAACTCACGGTCATAGACAAACCTGACTGGGTCCCCCTGGCTGCGTTGCTTGATGGAGGATGAGAGTTTCTCATAGAGACTTCTCGTGATCTCATCAGTCAGGTCATACTCACCGTCCCGGGTTATCTTGATGGTATAGGCATCATAGCAGTCATAACTGAATGCCTTGAAGATGTCTGCCAACTTGAATCTGATTACATCCTCGAGGGCAATGAAGTGATGCCAACCGCCCCGGGAAGGAAGCTTCACATAGCGCTGGATCAGATCACTGGGAACCTCGATCAGTGCGTAGCGAAAATCCTTCGGGTCACTCTTGTGGTACATATGGACCGCAAGGTAGAGGGTTACATGCTTGAGATAGGGAAATGGCAGTTTTGGATCCAGGAGAATCGGGAACAAGCGGTTACGGAGTGTCTGTCGGAAAAAATCCTGCAAGTAGTTTTGCTGTTCATCGGTTAGTGATGATTCATCCACAATGGATATATGATGAGTCCTCAGAGTCCTGAAGAGTTGCTCAACCACCCTATCCATCCGGTCATTGAGTCGCTTCACTTCCTTGAGAATCTGTTTGATCAAGGTCTTGGGATTCCCGCTCTCCTTGAGCTTGTAGTGCTCTGGGTCGAGGAGAGCACGGTGAATTGATCCAACCCTCACTGCATAGAACTCATCCAGGTTCGATGAGAATATTCCAATGAACTTCATGCGTTCCATCAAGGGAATATTCGGATTCTCGGCACTCATCAACACCCGTTCATTGAAACTCAGCCATCTCAGTTCGCGATTCACATATTCTTTTTTTGAACCCATCGCTTTGCTCCATGTAGTTTCTCTTCCCTACAAAACCAGTATACGGGCCTCAATGAATACCTGTCCACGTCGAATTATGAGAATTGTGTTAAATATACTGCATTTATGTCAATTTTGTTCCATCTTTTACGGTTTTGGTAGTTTGAGAACCTTCTGATCCCCGAGGGTATGTTCCCCTTCAATTTTTTGGTATATTGAGAGCGTGAACGGAGGATTCATGGAAAATTTGCTTACACAATATGCACGTCTTGTCATCGAGGTGCAATTGAAACTACGTGAGGGTGACAGCCTCTCCATCAACAGCGAGGCAAGTACGCTGACTTTTGCGAGGCTGCTTGCCCAGAAGGCCGCACTTGCAACCAGGCAGACGGTCACCATCGTACATACCAACCATGGGAAGGTGGTGGATGCCATACCCATTGAACCAATAGAGAAGGAAATCTTCCGTCCCCCAGTACAGGGAGCCGTCATGTGCCATATTGTCGACCTGGACGAGCACCCATACCTTACGCCAACCGACCTCAACACAGCAGCGGAGGAAGTAACCACCCTGGGGAAATACGGATTGCTCGCCGATCCCGTCTTCCTTGACCGGAGGATTGCCGTGCCCTGGGCCAATATCCCCTATCCAGGCCCCCGATGGGCGTTGCAGTTGCTTGGGACCCAAGCAAGTGAGGAGGATATGTGGAGACTTTTCACCACACTCTATCGTATCGAAGATGAGCACGGCTTCCGCTTCTGGGAAGAACAGGGAAACCTCCTGGCATACAGGAAACAGAAACTGAATGAACGCGGACGGTGTAGAATCCGTTTGGTCGGGGACCTTTGGGAGATTGGGGCTACCATGGCCAAGGACACGCTCTGGGCCGGAGGCAGACAAACCCTGCCCAGCCAGCGCTCGTTTTTCTCTTCCCTCCCTGTGCAGGCAATTCATGCTGCCCTGGATGGAAAAAGTGCCAAGGGAACCTTCACCTCATCAAGACCCTTCTATGTCCTTGGACAGGTAGTAAAGGGAGCACGGTTCACCGTGGAAGATGGATTGGTCACAGAGTATGCAGCACAGACTGGGAAAGAAGCACTCACTGCACTCTTCTCTGTTGATGAGAATGCCAAAAGAGTAAGTGAAATCTCACTTGCCGATCATGATACCGTTGAAAGCCACTACCTGGAAAAATCTATCCATCCACACTTTGCACGGGAAATGACCAGCACGATTGTGCTGGGAGGATTCTCCCTGGACAATCTGACCACTCAACAGTATGAAGGTGATATAGAAGAGAGTGCCCTTTGCAGCTCCCTGGTGAGAGTGGCGGTACCTGTCGGGGACAGCCACCTTTCGGTAACGCTGCATAGCGAGGATGGGAGCGAGTCATCTGTAATGGAAGAGGGAATATTCACAGAGGAGGGACTGGTATGAACAAACAGGAAATTGAGAGATATGCGGACCTGATCATCAAAGGGGGGATCAACCTGCAGAGAGGGAAAGGGGTTGTCATCACCACAGGACCGGGCACCTATTATTTCGCCCGCGAACTGAGCAAGTCAGCTTATCGCCATGGGGCAAGCTATGTGCAGGTCCTGCTTGATGACCTGGATGTCCTCTCAGAGAGGTTGAAGCATCAGGATGAAGATGCATTGAAATTCAACCCACATTTCCTCAAGGCATTCGACTACGAGTTTGTCAGTGAGGGCTGGTCCCATATCAGGATCGACAGCACCGAGGAGCGGCTCGACCATGCTCCACTTGATGGAGCGAAGAACCAGATATTGGGAAAGGCAAAACGTCAGTTCAGTGAAGCAAAAACCAAGAAGCTGATGCGTCACCAGCTCCCTTGGTGTGTCTGTGTAGCCCCCGGACCCCTCTGGGCAAAGCAGGTACTGGGAGAGGAGGCAACCACTGATGACCTCATGAAGGTCCTGACCCCTATCCTGCTCCTTGACACAGATGATCCTATCAAGGCCTGGAATGAGAAAGCTTCCCTGCTGAGGAAGCGCCAGGAATATCTCAATGGGCTTGGGATCGATGCATTGCACTACCAGAGCAGCAAGAGTGACCTGAGAATTGGGTTCACAGAGAGAGCACACTTCACCGGAGGAAGTGAGACACTCCCCGATGGAAGGGAATTCTTTGCCAACCTCCCCACTGAGGAGATATTCACCACCCCTGACAACCTCAGGGCAGAAGGATACATCACCACGACCAAACCTGTTGAGGTGTTGAACACAACCACCGAGGAGGTCCGCTTTGTATTCAAGGATGGAGAGGTGGTTGAATACCAGGCCAAGAAAGGCCAGGATGCACTGGACAGGTTCTTTGCCATAGATGAGGGCACCCGTAGACTCGGGGAGGTTGCCTTGGTGGATGAGACCAGCCCAATCGCAAAAAGCAATCTCGTCTTCAACTCAATCCTGCTTGATGAGAATGCTTCCTGCCACCTTGCTCTCGGAGAAGGCTATCCCTCTGCGCTCAAGGATGGGGCAACCCTGGATACCAAGGAACAGCTGCAACAAGCACATTGCAATACCAGCCTGATGCATATAGACTTCATGGTCGGCTCCCCGGACATGAAAATAACCGCCCATACTCGTGATGGACGGCAAGTGGTGATCATGGAAAACGGGATGTTTACCTTCTAGTTGAGTTCCTGGATGAGTTTCAGACCATCGAGGGTATGCATGGAGGAAATCTGGTTGATCCGGTCAATGAGCGGGGCGATGGTCCTGCTCAAGCCACCGGTAGCTATGACATAGACCTCCTTGCCTATCTCCTGTTCCACTCGCTCGATCATGGTTGTCACCATTCCCGCGTAGCCATACATGATTCCACTCCTGATTGAGTCCTGGCTGTTCTGGCCCAAGACAGAGGGGGGAATCTTCAGTTCTACCTGGGGAAGTTGCGCGGTATTCCCGAAGAGGGCGTTCACCGCAGTAACCAGACCGGGGGCGATGGAAACCCCAAGGACGGAACCATCGCAGTCAACCGTAGCAAGGGTAAGTGCGGTACCGAAATCCACCACAACCACAGCATGGTCCGGACATGCAAAATGTGCCTGGGCAAGGTTTGCCAACAAGTCACTTCCCAATTCAGCAGGGATGGTCTCTTTTCTCAGGCCACTGTTCACCCTGTGGTCTACCATCAAGGGTTGCACATCGAACAACCTGATGATGTTTTTCTGCATTGACCTGGTCAGGTTGGGTACAACCGAGCTGATCACAGCCCGGTTGATATCATGCTTGAAGAGCTGGGAATGACTCAGCAGGCTCTCCAATACAACAAAATACTCATCGCTGGTTTTTCGTTGGTCGCTGTAAATCCTGTAGGAATGTATCCATTTCTGCCCATCATGGACAGCAATCACGATATTCGTATTTCCAATATCTACAGCTAGCAGCATGAGACCTCCTTATAGGGCCATGGCATGATGGGAACCACTGTACATCTCATCACGCAACACCTTAATGGATTCGTCATTGAAATAGTCCTCGAATCCAATCAGCCTGTCAATGACACCGGACGGGGTGAATTCCACGATGCGGTTTGCAATCGATTCAACAAACTGGTGGTCATGGCTGTTGAAAAGCAAGACACCACTGAATTCAATCAATCCATCGTTGAGGGCGGTGATGGCCTCCAGGTCCAGATGGCTTGTCGGTTCGTCCAGGATCATGCAATTGGCCTGCTCCAGCATCATGCGTGCAAGCACGACGCGGACCTTCTCCCCTCCACTGAGAACCGTACAGTCCTTCAGTGCCTCATCCCCGCTGAAGAGCATCCTGCCAAGGAAGGAGCGAATGTAGGTATCATCCTTATCACTGCTGTAGGTCCTGAGCCAATCGGTAATGGAGACGTGCTCATTGAAGAGGTGTGCGTTGTTCTTGGGGAAGTATGAGAGGCTGGTGGTTACCCCCCACTCAAAACTCCCTGCATCCGGTTCCATGTTTCCACTGAGAATCTCGAAGAGGATCGTCTTTGCATAGTGGTTCGGCCCTACAAAGGCTACCTTGTCGTCTGCGTTGAGTACCATGGAGAAGTTGTCCAGAATCTTCTCGCCTTCAATGGTCTTGCTCAGGCCCTTGACCTCGAGAATCTTCTTCCCTACCTCCCGTTCGGGCTTGAATGCCACATAGGGAAATCTTCTGCTGGACGGCTTGATATCGTCAATGGTGAGCTTATCGATCAGTTTCTTACGGCTCGTTGCCTGTTTTGCCTTTGCCACGTTGCTGCTGAACCGTTGGATGAATTCCTTCAACTCTGAAATCTTCTCTTCCCTGCGCTTTTTCTGGTCCTTCATCTGCTTTGCAGCAAGCTGGCTTGAGAGGTACCAGAAATCGTAGTTACCGACATACAGCTGAATCTTGCCGAAGTCAATGTCTGCAATATGGGTACACACAGTGTTCAGGAAGTGACGGTCGTGGCTTACCACAATGACGGTGTTGTCAAAGTTGGAGAGAAACTCTTCAAGCCAGTGGATGGATTCAAGGTCAAGGTGGTTGGTGGGCTCGTCAAGCAAGAGAATGTCCGGGTTGCCGAACAGTGCCTGTGCAAGCAGGACACGAACCTTGATGTTGTCCTCAACCTCATTCATCATCTTCTGCTGCATCTCTGTGTTGATGCCAAGCCCATCAAGCATCTGTGCTGCCTGGGCTTCGGCTTCCCATCCACCAAGGTCCGCAAAATCACCTTCGAGCTCAGCAGCTCTCAGTCCATCTTCTTCGGTGAAATCTTCCTTCGAGTAGATGGCATCGCGTTCCTTCATGATCGAGTACAACTGCTCATACCCCATGATGACTGTCTCAAGCACGGAATACTCATTGAAAGCGAAGTGATCCTGCCTGAGAACGGCCATGCGCTGGCCGGAGGAGATGATGACCTCCCCGCTATCTGCTTCGATTTCACCACTGAGAATTTTCAGGAAGGTGGACTTGCCTGCCCCATTTGCCCCAATTACCCCATAACAGTTTCCCGGGGTAAACTTTATATTGACTTCCTTGAAGAGTACTTGAGTCCCGTAAGCGAGACCGATGTTTGCAGCTGTAATCATGATTGTGGTTCCTCTTGAATAGTATCCGAAAAAAAAGAGCAACCTGCAAGGCTGCCCCTTCCATATAAACTATAGTTCCTAGGGGAATCGAACCCCTATTTAGAGACTGAGAATCTCCTGTCCTAACCATTAGACGAAGGAACCGGTGCCTGGGATGGAGGGATTCGAACCCCCAAAGGCAGAACCAGAATCTGCAGTGTTACCATTACACTACATCCCAATGTCAAAATCCTGTCGTAGGATACGGAAATGTGTTTACTTTGTCAAGTACATGCAGGAATTTCTTCCTACTCTCCGTGATACTCCTGCAAAACGTCCACAGGATGTCCTTCAAGCACTTTTTCATAGTTCAGGAACGGTAACCCGATCACTCCCAGGAATCCTTCAACAAGAGCCCCATATTCCTTGAATATGGTAGCGGCTGCCTGCAAGGTACCCCCGGTTGCAATAAGGTCATCGACGAACAGGACATGGGACCCTTTTTCGATATCCACTTCCTGGACACATACCATGTCAGAGCCGTATTCGAGATCAAACCGTTTCTTGACGGTCTTGTTCGGCAACTTCCCGGGCTTCCTGACAAGAATCAAGGGAAGGGAGAGTCGTTCGGCCAAGGGGGCTGCAAAGACGAATCCACGAGCTTCGACGGCTGCAATGGCGTCAATCTTCCGTCCCTTACAGAGTTCCTCCAGGCGATCGATACAGTAACGGAAAGCCTCCGGCACTGCAAGAATACCAGTAATGTCATAGTACAGAACTCCCTGCTTCGGAAAATCGGGAACTTTTCTGATTACACTGTCCAGATCATAGTTAGTGTCCATAGAACCTCTCACTTGGCGTATTGTTTCTTAAATGCTGTAACCCGGGCACTTGGTGCCTCGGAAAAATCACTTCTTATCCCATCCTGGAGATACCGGTAGGCAAGGGCAGCTATCATGGCACCATTGTCGGTACAGAGCTTCAGTGAGGGGAAGGAGACCTCATAGCCACCCTCCTGCAGGGAGAGCAGTTCACTTCTCAGGTAGCTGTTCGCAGCAACCCCGCCCCCGGCACTCAATCGACTAAGCCCTGTTTCCTTCAATGCCTGACGTACCCGTTTCATCAACATATTCACAGCAGCTCGCTGGAATGATGCTGCAATATTCTCAGGGCTCTTCTCACTCTCTCCATCCCAGAAGCTGTCGAGCTGGTTGATCACGGCTGTCTTCAAACCACTGTAGGAGATATCATACGGATGGTCCATGACATTGAGCTTTGGGCCGGGAAACAAAAAAGCAACAGGATTGCCTGTCCTTGCCAAACGGTCAATGGCAATCCCTCCAGGATACCCAAACCCGTAGTGCTTGGCGACCTTGTCGAAGGCTTCCCCGATTGCATCGTCTATTGTTGTTCCCAGGACCTCAATGGTATCGTAGTCATCAACGCGGCAGATTACCGTATGTCCCCCTGAGACCAGTACCCCAAGATATGGATAGTCCAAGGGATGTTCAATCTGGGATGCATACAGGTGCGCCCTGATATGATCGATGGTGATAAAGGGAAGGTTCAGGGAAGCAGCAAAGCCCTTGGCAAAGCTTACCCCGACAAGCAGGGACCCCAAGAGTCCAGGACGGCTGGTAACAGCTACTGCATCAATGTCATTGACGGTGAGATGGGCCTTATCAAGGGCCGATTGCACAACCTGGCCAATCCATTCAGTGTGGAGCCGGCTGGCTAGTTCAGGGACAACGCCCTCATAGGGTTTATGGAGTTCAATCTGGGTTGCAATGATATTACTGAGGATGGTATGCCCATCCTCCACCAGGGAAGCACTGCACTCATCACATGATGTCTCGATACCAAGGACGATCATAGATCCTCCAAGTCATAATCATCATCAAGCAATGCATAGTCCTCCGCTGTGAAGTTGATTACTTTCTCACTGACCAACGGTGCAATATCCTTGAGCTCAAAACCGTACTCCAAGGCATTAGGAAACATGTCCAACAAAAATTGGGCGACATCCGGCTGCCACCCTACCCCAACTTTGGTA
This sequence is a window from uncultured Sphaerochaeta sp.. Protein-coding genes within it:
- a CDS encoding ATP-dependent 6-phosphofructokinase; the protein is MSKLIGILTSGGDTPGLNSAIRAVGKTLLHEGGYTLIGYLDGYRGLMENRFVELNDAYLSGIITRGGTILGSSRDKPHKMPVGGKIMDMTDVIVENYHSNHLSGLVCLGGGGTQKNSYRLASAGLNVLTLPKTIDNDVMHTDVSFGYDTAMMIATEAVDRLHSTASSHHRIIILETMGHKVGWLALGAGLAGGADVILLPEVPYDEQVVADAILRRTREGKKFSIVVVAEGAMSKSMAKVLEEEDGKEKVEAMLKTRTPELAANLERLTGREARVTILGYVQRGGTPTPYDRLLSTSLGSRCAQEIMKDKWGNMMAVQDNKIVTVPLEKVAGPVKYIPKDHYLITCAKDIGVCLGS
- a CDS encoding aminopeptidase; the encoded protein is MNKQEIERYADLIIKGGINLQRGKGVVITTGPGTYYFARELSKSAYRHGASYVQVLLDDLDVLSERLKHQDEDALKFNPHFLKAFDYEFVSEGWSHIRIDSTEERLDHAPLDGAKNQILGKAKRQFSEAKTKKLMRHQLPWCVCVAPGPLWAKQVLGEEATTDDLMKVLTPILLLDTDDPIKAWNEKASLLRKRQEYLNGLGIDALHYQSSKSDLRIGFTERAHFTGGSETLPDGREFFANLPTEEIFTTPDNLRAEGYITTTKPVEVLNTTTEEVRFVFKDGEVVEYQAKKGQDALDRFFAIDEGTRRLGEVALVDETSPIAKSNLVFNSILLDENASCHLALGEGYPSALKDGATLDTKEQLQQAHCNTSLMHIDFMVGSPDMKITAHTRDGRQVVIMENGMFTF
- a CDS encoding CHAD domain-containing protein; this translates as MNKNGPYYLLFETQSAPETWEQLFSPYRILWKEASIPLEGTLLLDEQPVGEVRYFPEELRLELFPLPGTQEQLEGLLAVPAFKEMCNSPIIGWCEKQVAIISEHASNLKDMKSLHAFRTAMCNLRQMVPLIGAGLSKDKRKEIKRLLKRLVKYAGKVRDDHVLSQLLEEKGLEDEKKHLKMEKHLSALNEALPSSFASDIRQLLEENRFAFSGYHPKVMVAKAHRRLVKAVHKVHSARDVQAMHKVRRRVRSLLAVSGMASVKQDKRLYELEKILGKWHDLILLQDLLVKQKKPPIETLRVLVDLEKEVQHLVGEYRHLSSEYWEEMT
- the ppk1 gene encoding polyphosphate kinase 1, with protein sequence MGSKKEYVNRELRWLSFNERVLMSAENPNIPLMERMKFIGIFSSNLDEFYAVRVGSIHRALLDPEHYKLKESGNPKTLIKQILKEVKRLNDRMDRVVEQLFRTLRTHHISIVDESSLTDEQQNYLQDFFRQTLRNRLFPILLDPKLPFPYLKHVTLYLAVHMYHKSDPKDFRYALIEVPSDLIQRYVKLPSRGGWHHFIALEDVIRFKLADIFKAFSYDCYDAYTIKITRDGEYDLTDEITRSLYEKLSSSIKQRSQGDPVRFVYDRELPKPMLDYIMEHAQLKQCRIIIPGGRYHNARDLLHFPKVGNEQLYFEEQPPLPHHTLREERSLLDQIDERDHLVTLPYHSYDCIIDLLREAALDRTVQGIKMTLYRVPENSNVINALRNAARNGKEIVLYLELQARFDEEINMQWTETLTRERHITLISGVEGMKVHSKLGLITRYSGKKQKKIAIIGTGNFNEVTASQYSDHLLLTSNPNLTQEIDLLFTLLDRGFADIKFKHLIVSPFHTRKRFISLIKKEMEEAKEGRPAEITLKLNNLVDEGMIKHLIKAERSGVSITLMIRGICSMALFPEQTNVRGKALIDRYLEHTRVVKFHNKGEPLYFIGSADWMERNLDTRIEVMVPVYDDRIKEELELFLQAHWNDTASSFSLHEENFNQRLQKGEPNEKRAQRDLYLWYQHQLEENL
- a CDS encoding type III pantothenate kinase — translated: MLLAVDIGNTNIVIAVHDGQKWIHSYRIYSDQRKTSDEYFVVLESLLSHSQLFKHDINRAVISSVVPNLTRSMQKNIIRLFDVQPLMVDHRVNSGLRKETIPAELGSDLLANLAQAHFACPDHAVVVVDFGTALTLATVDCDGSVLGVSIAPGLVTAVNALFGNTAQLPQVELKIPPSVLGQNSQDSIRSGIMYGYAGMVTTMIERVEQEIGKEVYVIATGGLSRTIAPLIDRINQISSMHTLDGLKLIQELN
- a CDS encoding ParA family protein, with protein sequence MTTLAVYSIKGGVGKSTISVNLAVLSAMAGQRTLLLDLDPLGSSSYLLDVKPRKSHDATALVKGGKQLTKQIQATSFSSLDVLPSSMAYRYLSILFDAKKHSHHRLEKRLEELSTTYDLVIIDASPTMSLVSENVLYASDMLLVPVVPTPFAVLAYDQLLGELERLEQKDTRVYMVVSMLDRRKKLQVETTRELLQRKEALQTVIPFASEIEKMGEIQKPVVTSNAKGKGALAFRGLYGELVPYLRQRSPSERTGKKE
- a CDS encoding aminopeptidase, whose amino-acid sequence is MENLLTQYARLVIEVQLKLREGDSLSINSEASTLTFARLLAQKAALATRQTVTIVHTNHGKVVDAIPIEPIEKEIFRPPVQGAVMCHIVDLDEHPYLTPTDLNTAAEEVTTLGKYGLLADPVFLDRRIAVPWANIPYPGPRWALQLLGTQASEEDMWRLFTTLYRIEDEHGFRFWEEQGNLLAYRKQKLNERGRCRIRLVGDLWEIGATMAKDTLWAGGRQTLPSQRSFFSSLPVQAIHAALDGKSAKGTFTSSRPFYVLGQVVKGARFTVEDGLVTEYAAQTGKEALTALFSVDENAKRVSEISLADHDTVESHYLEKSIHPHFAREMTSTIVLGGFSLDNLTTQQYEGDIEESALCSSLVRVAVPVGDSHLSVTLHSEDGSESSVMEEGIFTEEGLV